A stretch of the Ostrea edulis chromosome 9, xbOstEdul1.1, whole genome shotgun sequence genome encodes the following:
- the LOC125660471 gene encoding solute carrier family 23 member 2-like, translated as MTMERCSSSKVIKMTEEEKLTSGEKTGKPVLYGVDDVPPAHMTVLFGLQQAVMCIGGTLSLPYILAALLCPMDEQNVRAQLLSITMFMCGVATVLQCFFGVRLPIIQGGSHTFVAPIVVMMSLEKFRCPDQGLDISTGNRTHVDWTERMREIQGNLILASMTQILLGSFGLIGIILRFVGPLTIAPTVSLIGLSLSHVVAMFCETHWGISMLTLFFLLLFSTCINKLEVPIPSFSLQRKCHTKRLPVFQLFPVVFCVSIVWALSHVLTVADVFPSNSTVTGYKARTDSKLQIMTDSSWFSFPLPFQFGSPTFSLAGYMGMLAATISSIIESVGDYFAAARISGAPLPPAHAINRGITFEGVSSIISGLVGAGHATTSYSGNIGIIGITKVASRAVFIAAGVILIICGVIGKVGAALALIPEPIIGGALLLGLGMVVSIGISVLQFCDMSSSRNVTILGLSFLMGLMVPEWLAENSEKVKTGSDELDQMIRVLFGTASFVGGFMGFMMDNIIPGSKHERGIDRWVNQSVFDPERLSTDSDPSRVYDLPYVTKYINRVRLCRFCPVSPSFIQFGSSCFKTRQGENVSTKLTNENELIPLQNGTEG; from the exons ATGACTATGGAAAGATGCTCATCCTCAAAAGTGATAAAAATGACGGAGGAGGAAAAGTTGACATCTGGAGAGAAAACTGGCAAACCCGTGTTATACGGGGTGGATGATGTTCCGCCGGCTCACATGACGGTCTTATTTGGGTTACAG CAAGCCGTGATGTGTATCGGAGGGACGCTCTCCTTGCCGTATATCTTGGCGGCGTTACTTTGCCCGATGGATGAACAAAACGTGCGAGCGCAACTTCTCAGTATAACCATGTTCATGTGTGGTGTAGCCACCGTTCTGCAGTGTTTCTTTGGCGTGAG GTTACCTATCATTCAAGGTGGTTCTCACACATTTGTGGCCCCGATCGTTGTGATGATGTCCCTGGAAAAGTTCCGTTGTCCAGACCAGG GTTTAGACATATCGACTGGGAACAGAACACACGTTGACTGGACAGAAAGAATGCGGGAG ATACAGGGGAACTTGATCCTGGCATCCATGACTCAAATTCTTCTAGGAAGTTTCGGGCTCATCGGGATAATTTTACGATTTGTAGGACCTCTAACTATCGCCCCAACGGTGTCCCTGATAGGTCTATCTCTGTCACATGTCGTCGCCATGTTCTGTGAAACACATTGGGGAATTTCAATGCT GACTTTGTTTTTTCTCCTGTTGTTTTCAACCTGTATCAACAAATTGGAAGTCCCAATTCCCTCATTTTCACTCCAGCGGAAGTGTCATACAAAGAGGCTTCCTGTATTCCAGCTCTTTCCTGTTGTGTTCTGTGTCTCAATTGTATGGGCGTTGAGTCACGTGCTCACTGTAGCCGATGTCTTTCCCAGCAACAGCACAGTCACGGGATATAAAGCGAGGACGGACTCCAAATTACAAATCATGACGGACTCTTCCTGGTTCTCATTCCCTCTTCCAT TTCAGTTCGGGAGTCCCACGTTTAGCTTGGCAGGTTACATGGGAATGCTAGCCGCGACAATTTCATCCATTATTGAGTCTGTTGGTGATTACTTTGCGGCTGCGCGAATATCTGGTGCTCCACTTCCGCCAGCGCATGCCATCAATCGAGGTATCACATTTGAGGGCGTGTCCAGCATAATTTCTGGATTGGTTGGAGCAGGTCATGCTACAACGTCATATAGCGGGAACATTGGAATTATCGGAATAACGAAA GTGGCTAGCAGGGCTGTGTTTATAGCGGCAGGCGTGATCCTAATTATTTGTGGTGTCATAGGGAAAGTGGGAGCAGCCCTggccctaataccagaacccatCATCGGCGGGGCTCTTCTCCTGGGTCTAGGAATGGTGGTGTCCATAGGGATATCAG TGCTGCAGTTCTGTGATATGTCCTCCAGCAGGAACGTCACCATTCTGGGACTTTCGTTCTTGATGGGTCTGATGGTGCCAGAGTGGTTAGCTGAAAACTCTGAAAAAGTTAAAACAG GTTCGGATGAATTGGACCAGATGATTCGAGTTCTATTTGGAACAGCGTCCTTCGTTGGAGGTTTCATGGGGTTTATGATGGATAATATCATTCCTG GGTCTAAACACGAAAGAGGCATCGACAGATGGGTGAATCAGTCAGTCTTTGATCCGGAACGGCTGTCCACAGATTCAGACCCTAGCAGGGTGTACGACTTACCTTATGTTACCAAATATATCAATCGTGTCAGACTGTGTCGATTCTGTCCCGTTTCGCCATCATTCATACAATTCGGGAGTTCGTG